A single window of Lepeophtheirus salmonis chromosome 2, UVic_Lsal_1.4, whole genome shotgun sequence DNA harbors:
- the LOC121113846 gene encoding uncharacterized protein, with amino-acid sequence MISKILCTLSAVMAVSFAAPTLVNYPAGLTAAECPNFPFCGPSPADFATPGLAAHAAAEAKVLREQVALTDPSALLPKVPGIIEHARAEAEVIAAQAPKPDLRGHSAAEQEVRRLENELIAIQRAEAALAPAQAHFAAARPTSNFVGLVGPSGVVGPSGLVGPAGPLAFY; translated from the exons atg attTCCAAGATTTTGTGCACTCTTTCCGCCGTTATGGCCGTGTCTTTCGCTGCTCCAACTCTTGTTAACTACCCAGCTGGACTTACCGCAGCAGAATGCCCCAACTTTCCTTTCTGTGGTCCATCTCCCGCTGATTTTGCCACTCCTGGATTGGCTGCTCATGCTGCCGCTGAAGCCAAGGTTTTGAGAGAACAAGTCGCTCTTACTGATCCCTCTGCTCTCTTGCCTAAGGTTCCCGGAATCATTGAACATGCTCGTGCCGAAGCTGAAGTCATTGCTGCCCAAGCTCCAAAGCCTGATCTTCGTGGACATTCTGCTGCTGAACAAGAAGTCCGTCGTTTGGAAAATGAACTCATTGCTATCCAACGTGCTGAAGCTGCTCTTGCCCCCGCTCAAGCTCACTTTGCTGCTGCTAGACCCACCTCCAACTTTGTTGGTCTTGTTGGACCATCTGGTGTTGTTGGACCCTCTGGACTCGTTGGACCTGCTGGACCCCTTGCTTTTTACTAa
- the LOC121113845 gene encoding uncharacterized protein, producing MNSFIVLSALLAVAASAPTAPSLSPICPNYPFCGIGPNELAVATDAQKRVLQQQFALAQPLVPQVPGLDAHFAAEAEVLAAQGRVPGFTLHSAAEARVLQAEADLVAVQNYY from the exons atgAATTCCTTCATTGTTTTATCTGCTCTATTGGCCGTTGCTGCCTCAGCACCCACTGCACCTTCCCTATCACCCATCTGCCCCAACTATCCCTTCTGCGGAATCGGACCCAATGAATTGGCCGTTGCCACCGATGCTCAAAAACGTGTCCTTCAACAACAATTTGCCCTTGCTCAACCCTTGGTCCCTCAG GTTCCCGGATTAGATGCCCACTTTGCTGCCGAAGCCGAAGTTTTGGCTGCTCAAGGACGTGTTCCTGGATTCACTCTTCACTCTGCTGCTGAGGCTCGTGTACTCCAAGCTGAGGCTGATCTTGTTGCTGTTCAAAACTACTACTAA